Genomic DNA from Flavobacterium sp. N502540:
AGGTAAAATTCATACCAACAGTCACGAATTAGTAGTAAGTGTTACTCCGGTAAGAACTAATGACTTTGACTGGACAATATCTGCAAACTACACACAAATCGACAACTTTGTTGATGAATTAAAAGAAGGTGTACCAAATATTTTCTTAGGAGGGTTTTCAACTCCACAAATTAGAGCAAGTATAGGAGAACGTTTCCCTGTTATTTACGGAACAGCTTTCGCAAGAGATGACAAAGGGAATATTATAGTTGATGCTAATGGGTTAGCTGTAGCAGGAGAAACTAAATCACTTGGTCAGGTGGCTCCAAAATTCAATTTAGGAGGAACTACTTCTTTCAGATACAAAAGATTAACTCTTGCAGCTACTTTTGACTGGAAAAATGGAGGTAAAATGTATAGTGGAACAAATTCATTACTAGACACGTACGGATTAAGCACTAAAACAGGAAACCGTGACGAACTATTGGTTCAGGAAGGTGTAACTTCAACTGGACAACCAAACACAAAAGGAGCTACTAAACAAGCTACTTACAACAGATATTCAAACATTGCGGAAAGTGCTATATATGATGCTTCTTTCGTAAAACTTAGAGAGGTATCGATAGGATATACTGTACCACAATTTTCAGAAGGATTCAGCATGCGTGTTTCTGCATTCGCAAGAAACATCTTATTATCTTCTAAAATACCAAATTTAGATCCGGAATCATCACAAGGAAACAACAATATGGCTGGAGGATTTGAAAGATTATCTATTCCGCAAACAACAAGTATTGGTGTTGGAATGAATCTAACAATTAATTAATATAATTCAAAAAATCATGAAAAAATATAAAGTCATGTTACTTTTGGTGATTGCGTCACTTTCATTAAATTCTTGTTCAGAAGACAAGATGGACGAAATCAACAAAAATGTTAACAATCCAAAAGATGTGCCAGCTCGTTTTGCCATCACTGACGCAATGACGAGTACTGCCTTTAGCAATACTGGTTCAGATCTATCTTTCTACACTGGTGTTTATGTAGAATTAAACGCTGGGGGTTTTGGCCAAATGTACAATGCAGAAGTACGAAATGGTGAACCTAAAAACCAGACTACTTTTAACAACTCCTGGAACAATCAATATCAGACTATGTACAACCTGAAGCTGATCATTGACAGATGTACAACTGGTAAAGAAAAAGGAAACTACAATACATTAGGTATCGCACAAATTCTATATGCATATAATTTAGCCTTACTAACAGATATGTACGGAGATGTTCCTTTCACTGAAGCTTTTCAACCTGGAGTAAATTACCAGCCTAAACTGGACCGTCAAGAAGACCTATACAAAATTGTCTTCTCTACTTTACAGGATGCTATTGTTAATTTAGGAAAAACAACAACAGGTTTTGAAGCTGTAGGAACTCAGGATTTAATATACCAAGGTAATACCGCTAAATGGATAAAAGCAGCCAATGGTTTATTGGCTCGTTACACTTTACGTCTTTCATTTAAAAATCCTGATTACGACAAAGTAATAGCTTACGCAAATAAATCTTTTGCAAACAAAAGCGAAGAATTTAGAATGAAAAACAGTAGTATCCCAAATCCTTATTTTCAATTCGATAATGACAGAGGATATTTATTTGCAAGTAAAAGCTTATTTGATAAGTTAAATGCCAGAGCAAATGATCCACGTGCTGAAGGTTATTTCCAAAAAATCAGAAAAGCAACTGGAGCACCTCTTACATATGAATTTTTCACAAATGGTGTTAGCCCGCAAAGCCAAAATTACTCGTATTCAGCCTTACTTGATGCTAGTAACCCAATATTCATGTTAAGCTACCACGAATTATTATTCATCAAAGCTGAAGCAGAAGCAAGAAAATCAGCTGCTGTTACAAGTACAGCTAGTTTAACTGCTGCAGTAAATGCTGCTTTCAACAAAGATGAAGCTGTTAATTTCTCAGACACAGATGCATCTGCCTACGTGGCAGGTTTAAACATCGTGACAAACGCTGATTTATTGAAAGAAATTGCTGTACAAAAATACTTTTCTTTTTACGAAAACGAATCTGTTGAAGCATACAACGACTACAGACGTTTGCTAGCAATGTACGGATCTGCAGCTGCTCATCCAATTCAATTGGCAAACCCGCTTAACGCAACTCAATTTCCACTAAGATTACCTTACGGAGATTCTGATGTATCTACAAACAACAATGTTAAAGCGGCATTTGGAGACGGTTCATACGTTTATTCTGAAAAAGTTTGGTGGGCTGGAGGTACTAGATAATAGTATTCTATACGCTTAAAACAATTCCTAAAAAGGGCACTTATCTTACGATGAGTGCCCTTTTTCAATTAATAAAACTAAATTGAAGCACTCAATGTTAAAACATAGAAGTCTATTTAAGGAGTAACTTTCTCTTTCTCAATTTCAAAACCTTGAAGATTTTATTTCTTCGATTAATTTAAAATACTGCAATAAATAAAAAAATCCTAACCTGAATTTAAAACCAATACGAAAAGCAAAAACACACTTCCAAAAGTCTTTTTTCTAAAACTCAAGATGCTGCAAGCCCTTACAAACACTGCCATTATCACATATTCAGCAAAAAAACAATAACAAAACACTAACCACTGTTTTTTAACACTAAAAAAAAACATCCAACAACAAAAATGCAACATGAATAAAAAAAAAGCTTTTTATATTAGGTAGATTAACAAATAATTAAGATTTTTACCATACTAATTCAAAACACATAAAAATGAAACTAAAGTTCAATGGATTCTTAGTACTTTTCTTAGTACTAGTTGCGCAACTTACTTTCGCGCAAGAAAGAGTTGTTTCTGGAACAGTTTCTGACAATACAGGAATACCTTTACCGGGTGTTAGCGTATTAGTTAAAGGAACGAAAACAGGAACGCAAACAGATTTTGATGGAAAATACTCTATCAAAGCAGCACCAAATCAAGTACTGGTTTTTAGCTACATTGGCATGAAAGCCCAGGAAGTTACAGCTAGTTCTACTACTGTTAATACCAAATTAAAAGACGATTCAGTAGAATTGGAAAGTGTAGTAGTAACGGCACTTGGTATCAAAAAAGAGAAAAAAGCATTAGGATATGCTACTCAGGAAATCAAAGCTGCAGAATTAACCAAAGGGAATAACAACAATTTAGCTGGAGCGCTTCAAGGAAAATTAGCAGGGGTTCAAATTACTCCTTCTAGTGGTGCACCGGGAGCTTCTTCTCAAATTGTTATTCGTGGAGCTCGTTCCTTTACAGGAAACAACACTCCTTTATATGTAATTGATGGTATGCCGGTTGCATCACAATCTGATTACAGTACTGGAAATAGTGTAACGGGGGCAGACAGCGCCAACAGAGCAATCGATATTGATCCAAACGATATCGAATCGATTAACATTCTAAAAGGACAGGCTGCATCTGCAATTTATGGACTTAGAGCTTCTAACGGAGTAGTGATTATTACTACTAAAAGTGGTAAAGGCTCCTCTAAAAGTGGAAAACCTACCATAAATTTCTCTACCTCAGTTACAGCTGATAATATATCCAGAAAGATTGATTATCAGAAAGAATACGCTCAGGGAACTAATGGTGCATACGATCCAAACAATTCATTGACCTGGGGACCTAAACTTTCTGAGTTGCCAAACAGCCCACAATATGGAGGTAACGTTGCTAACGCTTTAAACGGAGGAAACACATCAACTTACGCAGGTAAATATTATGTACCACAAAGAGCTGCAGCGGGATTAGATCCATGGGTAACTCCTCAAGTATATGACAATTTTGGTACTTTCTTTAAAACGGGAATAACACTTAACAACTCTCTTAGTATAACGCAAGCAACTGATAAAAGTAACTATGCTTTTAGCTTAGGATCGTCAAGCCAAGATGGTTTCATTCCTGAAACTGGTCTTACTCGTTACAATGCAAAAGCAGCGTTCAGCACAAAGTTAGGGACTGACTGGAAAACCGGATTCGTAGGTAACTATGTTAACACTAAAATTCAAAAAGCTACAGGAGCAAACGATTCATCTGTTGCGGGTGCTTTTGCAAGTCCAATAAGCTACGATTTAAAAGGAAACGGATTCGCAACTCCAACAGATCCATACAAACAAATCTATTACAGACCAACAGGGTTCAATAACCCATACTGGGCAGCTGCAAACAATATTTTTGACGAACAAACAGATCGTTTCTTTGGAAACAGTTATGTTGAATTCACCCCAAGCATCTCAACAAGTGGTGACCATAAGTTATCATTCCGTTACCAACTTGGAGCTGATGCTTACAGCACGAATTACAGAGACATACAAGAATACGGAAACCAACAGACTACAGCTGGACATTTAGAAATTTACGGAATCACATCGAGAACTGTAAACTCATTGTTCACCGTAAATTATGACTATAGAATTTCTGATGATTTGAACTTAACTGCCTTGCTTGGTAATGAGATCAATGACAGATACGATAAAACTTACAGTATGTCAGGGGTTAACCTTAACTTTGGTGGTTTTCCTAATTTAACAAATACACAACAAACAGTTGCTACAGACAACATTACTAAAAACAGAACTTTTGGTTTATTTGGAAACGTAAATCTTTCATACAAAAACTTTATTTTCTTAGGTGGTACAGTAAGAAACGACATCGTATCGTCAATGCCAAGAAACAACCGTTCATTTGTATACCCTTCAGTATCTCTAGGTTTAGTACTTACTGAACTAGAAGCATTAAAAGGAAACTCAACATTATCTTTCGCTAAATTAAGAGCATCTTGGGCTGAAGTAGGTCAAGCAGGAACTTACTTTGCAAATTTCTATTCAGTACCTGGTTATGGTGGTGGATTCTGGTCAAATGCTCCAGTAAATTATCCTATTGGCGGAATAAACTCATTCATTCCTAACAATGTAATGTATGACTCAAACCTAAGACCTCAAAATACAAGATCTTATGAAGTGGGTGGTGAATTAAGATTCTTTAAGGATCGTGTAAGTATTGATTATACTTTCTCAAGACAAAATGTAATAGACCAAATCTTCCAGGTACCATTAGCAGGTTCAACAGGAGCTGCAACTATGGTGATGAATGGAGGTAAAATTCATACCAACAGTCACGAATTAGTAGTAAGTGTTACTCCGGTAAGAACTAATGACTTTGACTGGACAATATCTGCAAACTACACACAAATAGACAATTATGTAGATGAACTAAAAGAAGGTGTACCAAATATTTTCTTAGGAGGATTTACAACTCCACAAATTAGAGCAAGTATAGGAGAACGTTTCCCTGTTATTTACGGAACAGCTTTTGCAAGAGATGACAAAGGAAACATTATCGTTGATGCTAATGGATTAGCTGTAGCAGGAGAAACAAAATCACTTGGTCAGGTAGCTCCAAAATTCAATCTAGGAGGAACTACTTCTTTCAGATACAAAAGATTAACTCTTGCAGCTACTTTTGACTGGAAAAACGGAGGCAAAATGTATAGTGGAACAAATTCATTACTAGACACGTACGGATTAAGCACTAAAACAGGAAACCGTGACGAACTATTGGTTCAGGAAGGTGTAACTGTAACCGGACAGCCAAACACAAAAGGAGCTACGAAACAAGCTACTTACAACAGATATTCAAACATTGCAGAAACTGCTATATACGACGCTTCTTTCGTAAAACTAAGAGAGCTATCAATAGGGTATACTGTACCACAATTCTCAGAAGCATTTAGTATGCGTGTTTCTGCATTCGCAAGAAACATCTTATTGTCATCCAAAATACCAAATTTAGATCCGGAATCATCACAAGGAAACAACAATATGGCTGGAGGATTTGAAAGATTATCTATTCCGCAAACAACAAGTATTGGTGTTGGAATGAATCTAACAATTAATTAATATAATTCGAAAAATCATGAAAAAATATAAAGTCATGTTGCTTTTGGTGATTGCGTCAATTTCATTAAATTCTTGTTCAGAAGATAAGATGGACGACATCAACAAAAATGTAAACAATCCAATAGATGTGCCAGCTCGTTTTGCCATCACTGATGCAATGACGAGTACTGCCTTTAGCAATACCGGTTCAGATCTATCTTTCTACACTGGTGTTTATGTAGAATTAAACGCTGGTGGTTTTGGCCAGATGTACCAAGCAGAAGTACGAAATGGTGAACCTAAAAACCAGACTACTTTTAACAATTCCTGGAACAGTCAATATCAGACTATGTACAACCTGAAGCTGATCATTGACAGATGTACAACTGGTAAAGAA
This window encodes:
- a CDS encoding SusD/RagB family nutrient-binding outer membrane lipoprotein; protein product: MKKYKVMLLLVIASLSLNSCSEDKMDEINKNVNNPKDVPARFAITDAMTSTAFSNTGSDLSFYTGVYVELNAGGFGQMYNAEVRNGEPKNQTTFNNSWNNQYQTMYNLKLIIDRCTTGKEKGNYNTLGIAQILYAYNLALLTDMYGDVPFTEAFQPGVNYQPKLDRQEDLYKIVFSTLQDAIVNLGKTTTGFEAVGTQDLIYQGNTAKWIKAANGLLARYTLRLSFKNPDYDKVIAYANKSFANKSEEFRMKNSSIPNPYFQFDNDRGYLFASKSLFDKLNARANDPRAEGYFQKIRKATGAPLTYEFFTNGVSPQSQNYSYSALLDASNPIFMLSYHELLFIKAEAEARKSAAVTSTASLTAAVNAAFNKDEAVNFSDTDASAYVAGLNIVTNADLLKEIAVQKYFSFYENESVEAYNDYRRLLAMYGSAAAHPIQLANPLNATQFPLRLPYGDSDVSTNNNVKAAFGDGSYVYSEKVWWAGGTR
- a CDS encoding SusC/RagA family TonB-linked outer membrane protein, producing the protein MKLKFNGFLVLFLVLVAQLTFAQERVVSGTVSDNTGIPLPGVSVLVKGTKTGTQTDFDGKYSIKAAPNQVLVFSYIGMKAQEVTASSTTVNTKLKDDSVELESVVVTALGIKKEKKALGYATQEIKAAELTKGNNNNLAGALQGKLAGVQITPSSGAPGASSQIVIRGARSFTGNNTPLYVIDGMPVASQSDYSTGNSVTGADSANRAIDIDPNDIESINILKGQAASAIYGLRASNGVVIITTKSGKGSSKSGKPTINFSTSVTADNISRKIDYQKEYAQGTNGAYDPNNSLTWGPKLSELPNSPQYGGNVANALNGGNTSTYAGKYYVPQRAAAGLDPWVTPQVYDNFGTFFKTGITLNNSLSITQATDKSNYAFSLGSSSQDGFIPETGLTRYNAKAAFSTKLGTDWKTGFVGNYVNTKIQKATGANDSSVAGAFASPISYDLKGNGFATPTDPYKQIYYRPTGFNNPYWAAANNIFDEQTDRFFGNSYVEFTPSISTSGDHKLSFRYQLGADAYSTNYRDIQEYGNQQTTAGHLEIYGITSRTVNSLFTVNYDYRISDDLNLTALLGNEINDRYDKTYSMSGVNLNFGGFPNLTNTQQTVATDNITKNRTFGLFGNVNLSYKNFIFLGGTVRNDIVSSMPRNNRSFVYPSVSLGLVLTELEALKGNSTLSFAKLRASWAEVGQAGTYFANFYSVPGYGGGFWSNAPVNYPIGGINSFIPNNVMYDSNLRPQNTRSYEVGGELRFFKDRVSIDYTFSRQNVIDQIFQVPLAGSTGAATMVMNGGKIHTNSHELVVSVTPVRTNDFDWTISANYTQIDNYVDELKEGVPNIFLGGFTTPQIRASIGERFPVIYGTAFARDDKGNIIVDANGLAVAGETKSLGQVAPKFNLGGTTSFRYKRLTLAATFDWKNGGKMYSGTNSLLDTYGLSTKTGNRDELLVQEGVTVTGQPNTKGATKQATYNRYSNIAETAIYDASFVKLRELSIGYTVPQFSEAFSMRVSAFARNILLSSKIPNLDPESSQGNNNMAGGFERLSIPQTTSIGVGMNLTIN